A part of Palaemon carinicauda isolate YSFRI2023 chromosome 8, ASM3689809v2, whole genome shotgun sequence genomic DNA contains:
- the LOC137645638 gene encoding cytochrome c oxidase assembly factor 6 homolog has product MSFRDKGVRKACWESRDRYWACLDLPDVHRDHCLDLRRLYELSCPGHWVKHFDRKRQYMEFKERIHSVGLPESTTLSPCPPLEASLTRRHRVYSQVVFT; this is encoded by the exons ATGTCATTTCGGGACAAGGGCGTTCGCAAGGCCTGCTGGGAATCCAGAGACAGATACTGGGCGTGTTTGGACCTCCCGGACGTCCACAGAGATCACTGCTTAGACCTCAGGCGCCTCTATGAGCTCTCCTGCCCTGGGCATTGG GTCAAACACTTCGACAGGAAACGACAGTATATGGAATTCAAAGAACGTATACACTCGGTAGG TCTCCCGGAGTCAACCACGCTGTCTCCATGTCCCCCCCTTGAGGCCTCCCTCACCAGGAGGCATCGTGTCTACAGCCAGGTGGTCTTCACGTAG